Proteins encoded by one window of Lathyrus oleraceus cultivar Zhongwan6 chromosome 1, CAAS_Psat_ZW6_1.0, whole genome shotgun sequence:
- the LOC127100657 gene encoding uncharacterized protein LOC127100657 — MSLSNTSIAVLRQQMDYSNHQLVNMLTNQMGTVFNPVIHESAKTNRQVANQLTRLCNFLGAPTRQMAKVVRKTVPIQMEIGAAEDETVHEGQILRPQQNQGVESGVEGRNQMVLVNRHQDVDQIVDQHRQEDLAVENNLITIGEWIMARNGMSSTLQRPLYVSPLAEFILQTEAPRGMKVPKYTKFGGESGESTIEHIAKYLTESGDLAHNECLRARCFTQVPEHELVQMAVGGLDYSIRKKIDPTFVKSMSQLVDRVRHLERLRLEKVRHNKAKKEKVAFVEYDATDPIYEADYASSTELEIDVAELKLGSAYECRLLLPAQGKNPWCHLVLKTTIRTKTEKRILDLVQKAIQEGRLKLAGRKMKIDADPLRQEEALFIKSVEFNMVEITKYDEADMLKQTDESPDVDIAEVYPRADEDLVDFLYRCKNKGSQVCLCPRCGVVTDKVAAENFQKLQLGKSKRSGLNRERQNERVPKKAMENAQARPRSFVPLTSAPRGT, encoded by the exons ATGTCGTTGTCGAACACTTCAATAGCGGTGTTGAGGCAGCAAATGGATTATAGTAATCATCAGTTGGTTAATATGTTAACTAATCAAATGGGTACAGTTTTTAATCCTGTGATACATGAATCCGCTAaaacaaataggcaggtggcTAATCAATTGACACGCTTATGTAACTTCCTGGGGGCACCGACTCGACAGATGGCAAAAGTGGTCAGGAAGACCGTTCCTATTCAAATGGAGATAGGGGCAGCAGAAGATGAGACAGTCCATGAGGGACAAATCCTTAGACCCCAACAAAATCAAGGTGTTGAATCAGGAGTAGAAGGACGTAACCAGATGGTGTTGGTTAACCGACATCAGGATGTtgatcaaattgtcgatcaacatcgacaagaagactTAGCAGTAGAAAATAATTTGATAACTATTGGCGAATGGATTATGGCTAGGAATGGTATGAGTTCCACATTGCAAAGGCCATTATATGTTTCCCCATTGGCTGAATTTATTCTCCAAACCGAGGCACCTAGAGGAATGAAAGTGCCTAAATACACTAAGTTTGGGGGAGAATCTGGTGAATCGACAATAGAACATATTGCCAAATATTTAACAGAGTCAGGAGATTTGGCTCATaatgagtgtttgaga GCCAGGTGTTTTACGCAAGTACCAGAACATGAACTTGTTCAAATGGCTGTTGGAgggttagattattccattaggaagaaaatagacccaACTTTTGTAAAGAGTATGTCACAATTGGTTGATAGAGTTCGACATCTCGAGCGACTAAGGTTAGAAAAGGTTAGACACAATAAGGCTAAGAAAGAAAAAGTAGCGTTCGTCGAGTATGACGCGACAGATCCAATATATGAGGCTGATTATGCCtcatcgaccgaattagaaattGACGTGGCTGAGTTAAAGCTAGGATCTGCTTATGAGTGTCGATTATTACTTCCTGCACAAGGGaaaaatcct TGGTGCCACCTGGTACTAAAAACCACCATTAgaacaaagacagaaaagaggatttt ggatctggttCAGAAAGCAATTCAAGAAGGCAGGTTGAAACTTGCTGGCCGTAAAATGAAGATCGACGCTGACCCTCTCCGCCAGGAGGAAGCTCTATTCATTAAGTCAGTCGAGTTCAATATGGTCGAGATCACTAAATATGATGAGGCCGACATGCTAAAGCAAACTGATGAAAGCCCAGATGTCGACATAGCTGAAGTCTacccaagggctgatgaagaTTTGGTAGATTTCCTGTATCGCTGCAAGAATAAGGGTTCACAAGTTTGCTTATGCCCTAGATGTGGTGTTGTCACCGACAAAGttgctgctgaaaatttccaAAAGCTACAATTGGGCAAAAGCAAAAGAAGTGGGCTGAACAGAGAGCGCCAGAATGAAAGAGTCCCAAAGAAGGCTATGGAAAATGCTCAGGCGAGGCCTAGGAGCTTCGTACCATTGACAAGTGCTCCTAGAGGCACCTAG